The genomic stretch gacacccccccccccccagtgtagaccagggtagTATTGCTTAAAATAATATCTTTGTGTCGATTCTTCCAGTTAAGCATGCCTTATACAATCTCCTTTGACTTTTCATGGGAATTTTGCATAAAGAAGTAGTTCAGACTTAGTCTCCAAGATGTTCTTTCCTAAActgatggtggtggggggggaatctaaattaattttaaacagtcattttcaaatataagtCAATGTTACTACTTACAGTAGCAAGCACTACACTTGGTAGTGTTTGAAGGATCAgctcttagactgtaagctccttgggactTGGGGTTGTCTTCTGTGTCTTGTACAATGCAAAGCACTTTGCCatcactttaaattaaaaaaaaaatggaacttCAAGTTTGAAGAATTCATTTGCTCCATCACCTAATATAATTAGAACTTTGATATCATGTTGCCATTTAGTTTTAAACACGTTTTGAAGAGGTGGCAGCACTGCAGCATCTGCTGTTGGAATATTGTTCAGCACTTGCTAATATCCACTTGCATATTCATGATCAATCATGTTATCATGCTTTAGGGAGGTAATGTAGGTTGGATGAGGTTGTGTGTGCCAAATCCCCTAAACCCATGCACATGTGAGTAGCCTGTTTTCCTATAAAGCCACAAAGTTTGTGGAGCTGGCTTTTCTAATAAACTTTTAACACAAGAGGAAGGAATTATATAACACTGAAAAACTAGCATAATGGGGTGTCTCAATGACTCCATGCTAGACTTGCTCACTTTACATGAACAAAGATTATTTTTTCTAGATGCCAAGTTTGCAAACTGAATCTGGGATCAGAAAGTCACATTTTGTCCCTGGCTCTTGCATGTGTAATAAAAGATCTGAAAATGGGACTAAGTTAAAGATTCTTTTGGtgcatgacagagagagagaagaacgCAGCCCATGCTTCCATAGTGGAATTTGCTTTGCTGGGCTAACAGGAGTTTAAAAGTACTGTAGGAAAAACTTACTGTTGTCAGGTCAAAAGAGAGCTGATCTTACTCTTAATAAACACATGGAACAAATctattaaacaataaaataataaaacctatTCTGACCATCACTGCCCTCTATTTGATAAAACCCAGTCAAAAGGGTTAAGCATTTCTCATAGAAGTTCTGGGGTTTCAGAATATAAATGCCATTCTTGGCAGAGAGTCAATGGTCCCaatctatcttccatgaactggCCATGTCCAGTGGACCCATTCAAGGCATCACATTCTAGTGAGATGTGCAGTTTGCATCTCAAAATAACCCTTATCGCACTTGCCCAGTCAGGTTTCTTTGTATTTGCTTGTTGATGTACATCATACTACACTGCACTATGATCTTTTCAACTCTTACAAACTAAGCAGGGTCAAACCTGCTTAATTTGTCAGTGGGAACCCTCTAGAAAATGCTAGGTGCCCCAAGAAATGTCAATTTAGTAAGTGGTCCTCTGCCCTCTGCATCAGCATCAAGTAATGTATCAGCATGGTGCAAGGTCGTATTGCCACTGCCTTTTAAATGAGGCGCAAGAGACCCTGAAAACCTGTGCACATTATAAATCccatgacatttttcaaaagcacaggGTTATTAACCCTGGTATTTTGGCCAAATAACAATTTGGGTAATTACAGTCTTTTTACCAAATAAGTtctccttcacttcctgccctaaactATTGTATAGCATTGACTGTTGCCATATTTCACAGCAAAGGAAGTTGCATTTAGTGGGCCAAGAGAGTCTTACAAAACATATTCAGGGGCAAATTTTGTCTTTTAATAGTTCTTTGGGATCACGGTGAGTGAAAGTAAATATTGGCATCATTGTGACAGGGCATTTGTCTAAACTTTCCCAGCACTGCTAAAACCAGTTCAGTTCACTGGCAATAGTAAGGTGGGAGTACCAGTGTAAATAAAGTATCAGTGATCACTGGCCTTTTAACCCTTTTTGTGTTGTGtaaacctgctctgagcaggattaGGTTAGTTTGGGGTAGATCCTCAACTCAAGTAAATTGgcttagctccattgacttcaatggaacaacACTAATTTATaccatttgaggatctggcctgtggtGCTGAAAACACCAGTGGCTGCCTGGAGCCTTTTCTAGAGTGCTCCCAAGGTTGCTCCCACTGGTGGAGCTGCACTAGCTATAGTAATCGTGGGAAATTTTAGGGGGAGAACCCTTTTTAGACACAGCTATTCAGTCTTTGCCATGCATTTCACTTTAGAATGCCATGCTAATACCTGCTTAGAGGTTACAAATGCATGACTGTGGGCCCAAAGTAAGGTGCTGAGACTCCCACTGATGCCATATTGCAGGCAGAAAGATGAATGGTTGGCAGGAAGCAGGGAAGACTGACAGGGAAAAACAGTCAGGAAAGTTTTAAGGGCTACCTGCCTGTCACATGATCTAGCAGGGGATTTAAGGAAAGGATGTGTCCTCTTTCAAGGGCTGCTGGCTGAGACAGGCAACAGCAAAGCTTCTGGGGACTGAAGTTGGTCAGATGAATTGCTTTGTTTTGTGGTTGGTGTTTGAATAATAAAttgtgcctggaggcaagggccgGAAATGGACTCAGGTGTGGCACTGGCTCTTTCCTGGGCTGGTGAAATAGTCACCAGCTTACAAAGCtatatgagattttaaaaaattaatacatttggggttcttttttgtttgcttctAGCCTACAGAGTGCATttgtgtcacattttcaagctttcctctgaaaccatgaggactagaaacttacccttttaaaaattgaaacctGCTTGTCACATAATCACGTCTCCAAAATCTGGGGCTTTGAGTGAAACATCAATATTGTCAGAGTCATGATAAAAGTatgagagttgacaacactggAGATATATAAACAAGGATCAGATCAGATGAGTTAAAAGAAATTGCAGGGATTGGTCTTAATACCTTATATCTATCTAAATATACATTTACTCTATTTGTAGACAACAATGAATGTGGAACATGAAATTAACCTCTTAGTTGAGGAGATTCGGCGGCTGGGGACCAAAAGTAAGTACTGTAATCTCACTGATCACACAGGTCTAGCCTTACTATGTCAACTTGTGAACTTCACATCACTCATCAACCAATAAGGCTTGGGTCCCAGTTCTACGAAGACTTACATATATGTTTaactttgacttcaatggcactacCCACATTGCATAACAGGGACTACTCTTATGCATGaagttaagtacatgcataaGTCAATGCAGGTTGGGGGCCTtggaatgaaatcctggctccattaaaatcaatggcaaaactcccattgacttcagtggggccaggattttacccttggTCATTAGCTGGATGGGAGTCTTCCAGTTTCAGCTCAGGTATTATGGGAAGTAGCACtcttccctttgaagtcaataatGAAGTAATGATTCAGCatgataatggcatagagaggacacttataaagtttgcagacaataccgagatgagaggggttgcaagtgctttggaggataggattagaaatcaatatgatcttgacaaactggagaaatggtctgaagtaaataggatgaaattcaataaggacaaatgcaaagtacaccacttaggaaggaacaatcagttgcacacatacaaaatgggaaatgactgcctaggaaggagtactgcggaaagggatctgggggtcataataaatcccaagctaaatatgagccaacagtgaaacacttgcaaaaaaagcaaacatcattctgggatgtgttagcaggagtgttttaagcaagacacgtgaagtaattcttccactctattccacgctgattaggcttcaactggagtactgtgtccaggggtgaaagtaaaatgcagCTCTTACCAGTACGTGGCTGCtctacctcctccctccctccctccctccccagaaggggcatggcctcgggcagaaggggcagggctgggggtcagcgtcccccagcccttccatctGCGCTCCCTGGCCCGCGCcgcccagggctccagcggcgatttaaagggcccggggctccgagCCCTTTCAAAtcgcagccctggggcagctacTTCttttgcccccctgcccccccactgtCAGCGGCCCTTTTTTTAACATCGCTGCCTTTTTTGTGCCCCCCATCGGTGGTCCTGCCGGGtcgtcgctgccccttttgcgagccccccccccccccccccccgagttggcggccctgctggtagggaccTGGCAGAGCTGCCGATCGGGgatgcaaaaggggcagcgacgttAAAGCGTTGCTGCGGCATCACCTTAAGCAGAGTTCTTAAAGCACTGCTGCTCTAGCGCTTTAAAGTCAGCGGTCCGGGCCGGTACTGGCGGCTACCTTTTACCAGTACGCTGTACCGGCCCGTacccccttactttcacccctgactgtgtccaggtctgggcaccacatttcaggagagatgtggacaaactggagaaaatccagagacgagcaacaaaaatgattaaaggtctagaaaacatgacctatgagggaagattggaaaaaattgggtttgtttagtctggagaagagaagactgagaggggacatgataacagttttcaagtacatagaaggttgtcacaaggagaagggagaaaaattgttcttgttaacctctgaggataggacaagcagcaatggccttaaattgcaacaacggtggtttagattggacattaggaaaaacttcctgactatgagggtggttaagcactggaataaattgcctagggaggtggtggaatctccatcattggggatttttaagagtggGGTGGTCTAGattaggggttctcaacctttttctttctgaggcccccaccaacatgctataaaaactccacagcccacctgtgccacaacaactgattttctgcatataaaagccagggccagtattagtgggtagcaagcaggacaattgtggggggccccatgccacaggggcccctgtgaagctaagtttggcagtgagagataaaaaggcaccttttaaaaagtggaagtcagatTCTAGTGagataaatagaaaggagcataaacactgccaaattaagtgtaaagaTGTAAttagaaaagccaaaaaggagtttgaagaacagctagccaaaaactcaaaaggtaataacaaaatatttttaagtacatcagaagcaggaagcctgctaaacaaccagtgggacccctggacaatcgagatacaaaaggagcacttaaagacgataaaataattgtggagaaactaaatgaattctttgcttcagtcttcacggctgagtatgttagggagattcccaaacctgagccgtcctttgtaggtgacaaatctgaggaattgtcacagattgaagtgtcactataggaggttttggaattaatggagaaactgaacagtaacaagtcagcgggaccagatggcattcactcaagagttctgaaggaactcaaatgtgaaattgcggaactattaactatggtttgtaacctgtacCCAATGACTGTACCCAATGTACCaccttctgtacccaatgactggaagataggtAATGTaaagccaatatttaaaaagggctctagaggtgatcccggcagtTACAGACTGGTAAGCCTAATGTccgtaccaggcaaattagttgaaacaatagtaaagaataaaattgtcagacacctagatTGTTGGGCAAAAggcaacatggtttctgtaaagggaaatcatgtctcactaatctattagagttctttgaaggggccAACAACCATgtagacaagggggatccagtgaacaTAGtatatttagatttccagaaagccttttacaaggtccctcatcaaaggctcttatgtaaattaaggtgtcatgggctaagagggaagatcctttcatggattgagaactggttaaaagacagggaacaaagggtaggaataaatggtaaattttcagaatggagaggggtaactagtggtgttccccaagggtcagttctaggaccagtcctattcaacttattcataaatgatctggagaaagaggtaaacagtgaggtggcaaagtttgcagatgatcctaaactgctcaagatagttaagaccaaatcagactgtgaagaacttcaaaaagatcccacaaaactaagtgattgggtaacaaaatggcaaattaaatttaatgtggataaacgtaaagtaatgcacattggaaaaaataaccccaactatacatacaatatgatgggggctaatttagctacaactaatcaggaaagagatcttggagtcatcatggatagttctctgaagacatccacgcagtgtgcagcagcagtcaaaaaagcgaacaggatgtttgaaatcattaaaaaagggatagagaataagacggagactatcttattgcccttatataaatccatggtatgcccacatcttgaatactgtgtacagatgtggtctccttgtctcaaaaaagatatactggcattagaaaaggttcagagaagagcaactaaaatgattcgaGGTTTGGAACGGGCCCcgtaagaggagagattaaagaggctaggacttttcagcttggaaaaaaggagacaaaggggggatatgatagaggtatataaaatcatgagtggtgtggagaaggtgaaaaaggaaaagttatttacttgttcccataatataagaactaggggccaccaaatgaaattaataggtagcaggtttaaaacaaataaaaggaagttcttcttcacacagtgcacagtcaacctgtggaactccttgcctgaggaggttgtgaaggctaggactataacagggtttgaaagaaaactggataaattcatggaggttaagtccattaatggctattagccaggatgggtaaggaatggtgtccctagcctctgtttttcagagggtggaaatggaaggcaggagagagatcacttgatcattgcctgttaggttcactccctctggggcacctggcattggccactgtcggtagacaggatactgggctggatggacttttggtctgacccattatggtcgttcttatgtggcggggctcaggcccTGGACTTCCACCCCATTTGGTgggactttggctttctgccctgggccccaatgagtctaacactggccctgcttggcagctcCCTTGAAACCTGCCCAtggccccctagggggccccggactcctggttgagaaccactggtctagataatacttagtcctgccacgaatgcaggggactagactagatgacctctcaaggttccttccagtcctatgattctgtggtgCAAGGGAAGAGTGCTATTGTAGGTGGTTGTTCAACGTCTTTGAAAATCATTTCCAAATTCCATGAACTTGCTTAGAACAAAGACTATTCTTTTCACTACAATATATCACATTTAACATTCTTAGAGCTctaccttttttaaaagaagtgtcTATAATGATAAAATAAGAAATGTGTGCaactaggacagaggtgggcaaactacgggccCGTCCTGTCCAGCCCTTGAGCTCGCGGCCGGgaaggcccctcccctgctgtccccccttcccccgtagctacgccaccagcactctgggcggcgtggctgcgagctcctgctgggcagcatggctggctccggccagtaaggggatggaggggggggggggtgttggataaggggcaggaggtcctgtggaccagtcggggacagggagaagggggggttggatggggggtggggtcctgggagggggtggtcaggggacaaggggtgggggggttggatagggaggGGAGTCCCGGGAGGGAGAggtcggggacaaggagcagggggagttgaatgggttggggattctgaggggggcagtcagggggcaggaaatgggagggggcaggggagccaggctgtttggggagtcacagccttccctgcctggccctccatacagtttggcaaccccgatgtggtcctcggtgcaaaaagtttgcccacctctgaactaGGATCTGGTTTAATAATTTGTTATTCCAGCTTTATGAAAGTGTAACTctgtttatttctatttattttaataaaaaaacctgttaattaaattttgtttATTACATAACATTATCTGCTTGTTAGAGAGAATGTAGACTGAGTGATTGTTTTGAAATTAATTTGTACCACTTCAAGAGAGCTATTTTTGTGAGGCAAAGAGGGACACATTAGCTTTTCAATTTGGACTTTAAATGTTAACCAGCataagaaactattttaaaacaaatcaatttCTACAGCTTCAATAATAATGtcttatagtgcttttcatccatagatctccacTTTACAAAGAAAGGTAAGTATCAGAGTGGTGAAGTGGCTTGGCCAAGGTCCCACAAAAGATCATTCACTGAGCTGGAAATACAATCCAAGTCTCCTGTCGTGTTTTGACTGTATTTCATATCAATACCTCCAAATATTCCTCCAACTGAAGGACAATCTGCATGTGTTGTAACACTCCTATCTCTGATTTAGATGCTGATGGAAAGCTGAGTGTGAAGTTTGGTGTGCTCTTTGCTGATGAAAAATGTGCCAACCTCTTTGAGGCCCTAGTGGGCACTCTTAAGGCTGCAAAACGAAGGAAGATTGTTACTTACCCAGGAGAGTTACTTTTACAAGGTGTTCATGACCATGTCGATATTTTGTTACTGCAGGACTAATGCAGTTTGCACTTCTCCTGTGCATTAGTTAATTTGTTTCAGGTAAATGATATGCAGACATTTCAGATCAAGGCAAATCATCCTAGTGTGTTTTGATGTATTTTTCTATAACTTTCTAGTAAAAAGGAGACTGTCttattttggaaaatatttctttttgta from Lepidochelys kempii isolate rLepKem1 chromosome 3, rLepKem1.hap2, whole genome shotgun sequence encodes the following:
- the ABRACL gene encoding costars family protein ABRACL, encoding MNVEHEINLLVEEIRRLGTKNADGKLSVKFGVLFADEKCANLFEALVGTLKAAKRRKIVTYPGELLLQGVHDHVDILLLQD